Proteins from a single region of Geitlerinema sp. PCC 9228:
- a CDS encoding DUF389 domain-containing protein: MISKVSQEELTQLRQSLMQEAETNANYLVLTFASAVIASLGLLVNSPAVIIGAMIIAPLMLPLRGLSLAALEGDISLFQKSIISIIVGAIAGIGIAWIVGRIVGIPESEFGSEIVSRIRPNLFDLGVAIAAGVVSGFAKIRPEINDALAGTAISVALMPPLCVVGLNLSQGNWSNTGGAFLLYITNLLGITLACIIVFVLGGYYVENRRVHRALSLTLILTAAIIVPLGLSLWQLIRQAHLTSTLKTILLSRTVTVGQQVDLVKTEIDWTQTPPAAHLNVIAREPITSKQVLLVEQFVQREMNQKFQLIFVVEQVEEVRAADPENLERETLSDPKNSQKTPKSPMPSPISTPIPPELVVPSENGNSGE; this comes from the coding sequence ATGATTTCCAAAGTCTCCCAGGAAGAACTAACCCAACTACGCCAAAGCCTCATGCAAGAAGCCGAAACCAATGCCAACTACCTGGTATTAACCTTTGCTTCTGCGGTGATTGCTTCTTTGGGATTGTTGGTGAACAGTCCTGCTGTTATTATTGGTGCTATGATTATTGCCCCGCTCATGCTCCCCTTGCGGGGGTTGTCCCTAGCAGCTTTGGAAGGGGATATTTCTCTATTTCAAAAAAGTATTATTTCTATTATTGTAGGCGCGATCGCAGGGATTGGCATTGCTTGGATCGTCGGTAGAATCGTTGGCATTCCCGAATCCGAGTTTGGTTCCGAAATTGTATCCCGCATTCGTCCCAACTTATTCGATTTAGGCGTCGCGATCGCAGCTGGCGTAGTCAGTGGTTTCGCCAAAATTCGCCCGGAAATCAACGATGCCCTCGCCGGAACCGCCATTTCCGTCGCCCTCATGCCTCCCCTGTGCGTTGTAGGGTTAAACCTCTCCCAAGGCAACTGGTCGAACACCGGTGGTGCCTTTCTCCTCTATATCACCAACCTGTTGGGAATCACCCTTGCCTGCATCATCGTCTTTGTTTTGGGAGGTTACTATGTAGAAAATCGGCGCGTACACCGGGCCTTAAGCCTTACTCTCATTTTAACCGCCGCCATTATTGTTCCCCTAGGACTGAGCCTTTGGCAGCTTATCCGCCAAGCTCATTTAACTTCAACCCTAAAAACCATTTTACTCAGTCGTACCGTCACCGTCGGCCAGCAAGTCGATCTGGTCAAAACGGAAATCGACTGGACGCAAACACCTCCTGCCGCCCATTTAAATGTCATTGCCAGAGAACCCATCACCTCAAAACAAGTTTTGTTGGTAGAACAGTTCGTGCAAAGGGAAATGAATCAAAAATTTCAACTGATTTTTGTAGTAGAACAAGTGGAAGAAGTCCGCGCCGCCGATCCAGAAAACCTCGAACGCGAAACCCTTTCCGACCCCAAAAATTCCCAAAAAACGCCAAAATCTCCCATGCCTTCCCCCATTTCCACTCCCATTCCCCCAGAATTGGTGGTTCCCTCCGAAAATGGGAACTCAGGAGAGTAG
- a CDS encoding SulP family inorganic anion transporter — protein MRITNKIHFRNLRGDIFGGVTAAIIALPMALAFGVASGAGATAGLYGAILVGFFAALFGGTPTLISEPTGPMTVVMTAVIANLTANNPGADGMAMAFTVVMLGGLFQIALGALRLGQYITLMPYTVVSGFMSGIGFILIVLQLPPFLGHDSSGGVIGTLQQMPEFFSNVNLGETGLALFTIAILFFMPSRLSRIIPPQLTALILGTIISVVAFSDPEGIRRIGEIPAGLPQLQMPMFDLSQIRMMVVDAAVLGMLGAIDALLTSTVADSLTRSQHDSNKELIGQGLGNVASGLFGGLPGAGATMGTVVNIQTGARTALSGLTRAGVLIVVVFGARGLVEDIPMAVLAGIALKVGIDIIDWSFLKRAHQVSWKGALIVYGVILLTVFVDLITAVGVGVFVANVLTIDRLTKLQSKDVRAITDADDEINLDKEEKQLLNCARGDVLLFHLSGPMIFGVSKAISRQHNAIDRYKVLIFDLSDVPLLGVTSSLAIENAIQEAVENDREVFIVGAAGNIKRRLEDFGILNMLPPDHLLMDRRQALREAMKLIGKSQEVFPQDAAVITAVEGNNRSVGSE, from the coding sequence ATGCGAATTACCAATAAAATCCACTTTAGAAACCTACGAGGCGATATCTTCGGCGGCGTTACCGCTGCTATTATCGCACTTCCCATGGCCCTTGCCTTTGGGGTTGCCTCCGGTGCTGGTGCCACCGCTGGTTTGTATGGCGCTATCTTGGTTGGATTTTTTGCTGCCTTATTCGGCGGTACGCCAACCTTGATTTCCGAACCCACCGGACCCATGACCGTGGTGATGACCGCGGTCATTGCCAACCTCACCGCCAATAACCCCGGTGCCGACGGCATGGCTATGGCGTTTACCGTAGTTATGCTGGGGGGATTGTTCCAAATTGCCCTAGGTGCCTTGCGGTTGGGGCAATACATCACCCTCATGCCCTACACAGTCGTATCTGGTTTCATGTCGGGGATTGGCTTTATTCTCATCGTACTGCAACTACCTCCATTTCTGGGTCACGACAGCAGCGGCGGGGTCATTGGTACCCTGCAGCAGATGCCAGAATTTTTTAGTAATGTGAACCTCGGCGAGACCGGTTTGGCCCTTTTCACCATTGCCATCCTCTTCTTCATGCCTTCCCGGCTAAGTCGCATCATTCCGCCGCAGCTAACCGCTTTAATCCTCGGTACCATCATCTCAGTCGTAGCGTTTTCCGACCCAGAAGGCATTCGCCGGATTGGGGAAATTCCCGCCGGTCTACCTCAATTGCAAATGCCCATGTTTGACCTAAGTCAGATCCGCATGATGGTGGTCGATGCGGCTGTGTTGGGCATGTTGGGAGCCATCGATGCTTTGCTCACTTCCACCGTTGCCGATAGCCTCACGCGCAGCCAGCACGACTCCAATAAGGAACTTATCGGTCAAGGATTGGGCAACGTAGCTTCTGGTTTGTTCGGCGGTTTGCCCGGTGCCGGTGCCACCATGGGAACCGTGGTTAACATTCAAACTGGCGCTCGTACCGCTTTATCGGGATTGACCCGCGCCGGCGTTTTGATTGTGGTGGTCTTTGGTGCCAGGGGATTGGTAGAAGACATTCCCATGGCTGTTCTTGCCGGCATTGCCCTCAAAGTGGGGATTGACATCATTGACTGGAGCTTCCTCAAACGGGCACACCAAGTTTCCTGGAAAGGCGCTTTGATTGTCTACGGAGTGATTCTGCTAACAGTATTTGTGGATTTGATTACCGCCGTTGGGGTGGGCGTCTTCGTTGCCAACGTACTCACCATCGATCGGTTAACCAAGTTACAATCTAAAGATGTGCGGGCAATTACCGATGCCGATGATGAAATTAATTTAGATAAAGAAGAAAAACAACTATTAAACTGCGCTCGAGGAGATGTACTACTCTTCCATCTCAGCGGTCCCATGATTTTTGGTGTATCCAAAGCTATTTCCCGGCAGCACAATGCCATCGATCGCTATAAGGTCTTGATTTTTGACCTCAGCGACGTTCCCTTGCTAGGTGTAACTTCCTCACTCGCCATTGAAAATGCCATTCAAGAAGCTGTAGAAAACGACCGCGAAGTATTCATCGTCGGCGCTGCCGGCAACATCAAACGCCGTTTGGAAGATTTTGGTATCCTTAACATGCTACCACCAGACCACCTACTCATGGACCGACGCCAAGCCCTACGGGAAGCCATGAAACTCATTGGCAAATCCCAAGAAGTATTTCCACAAGACGCGGCAGTGATAACCGCAGTAGAAGGCAACAATCGTTCCGTAGGTAGCGAGTGA
- a CDS encoding type IV pilin-like G/H family protein, whose protein sequence is MIYFMIPMKTAFKAKILQQTLNAQRESYNNRGFSLIELLVTIVIIGILAAIALPTFLRQVDRASQSEAQNYIGSILRAQQSHRIANTRFANNINDLEEVMIPTQTENYQYGITGDDEQGTATAQPLDSKFRGYEGATRLVNPSGAPNGQVLRTVICESDGTGIVPEANIQDNGTGNCNNGSPINLN, encoded by the coding sequence ATGATTTATTTTATGATTCCTATGAAGACTGCATTTAAAGCCAAGATTTTACAGCAGACGCTTAACGCGCAACGAGAAAGTTACAATAATCGAGGATTTTCACTCATAGAACTTCTCGTGACCATCGTTATCATTGGAATTTTGGCGGCGATCGCATTACCTACCTTCCTCAGGCAAGTAGATAGAGCTAGTCAAAGTGAAGCTCAGAACTATATAGGTTCAATTTTAAGGGCTCAACAGTCCCACCGGATAGCCAACACAAGGTTTGCCAATAATATAAACGACCTAGAGGAAGTTATGATTCCCACCCAAACTGAAAACTATCAATATGGTATAACCGGAGATGATGAGCAAGGAACAGCTACAGCACAACCTCTGGATAGCAAATTTAGAGGATATGAAGGTGCGACCAGATTAGTGAATCCTAGTGGAGCTCCAAATGGGCAAGTATTAAGAACTGTAATTTGCGAGTCTGATGGGACTGGAATCGTTCCGGAAGCCAATATTCAAGATAATGGAACCGGCAACTGTAACAACGGCTCTCCAATAAATTTAAATTAA
- a CDS encoding biopolymer transporter ExbD, with translation MKIEAEAAKDEVRIELIPLLDVIFSILTFFLLAALQLTRQQAINVDIPDAKTGTPQMQEMFLVSVDEIGQTYIDQEPVSRRKLQRELLLYHQNNPNGLIVLNASKMARYEQVVEVLDLLRRVGGKRVALATNPNNQEGQQSPGNFNQSSPDINSEDLLTLPSPQQTN, from the coding sequence ATGAAAATCGAAGCCGAAGCTGCCAAAGACGAAGTTCGCATCGAACTCATCCCCCTGCTGGATGTCATTTTCTCGATTTTGACCTTTTTTCTCCTCGCCGCCTTGCAGCTAACCCGCCAGCAAGCTATAAATGTAGATATTCCCGATGCCAAAACTGGTACTCCCCAGATGCAGGAAATGTTTTTGGTCAGCGTCGATGAGATTGGGCAAACCTACATCGACCAAGAGCCAGTTAGCCGCAGGAAGTTACAACGGGAACTTCTACTGTACCACCAAAACAATCCCAATGGTCTGATCGTTCTCAACGCTTCTAAAATGGCACGTTACGAGCAGGTGGTCGAAGTGCTGGATTTGCTGCGTCGAGTCGGCGGCAAGCGTGTAGCCTTGGCGACCAATCCCAACAATCAAGAAGGGCAACAATCCCCTGGCAACTTCAACCAATCCTCTCCAGATATCAACTCCGAAGACCTTTTGACCCTGCCTTCGCCCCAGCAAACCAACTAA
- the crtH gene encoding carotenoid isomerase: MSATARTDFDAIIIGSGIGGLVTATQLAAKGARTLVLERYLIPGGSAGYFERCGYRFDVGASMIFGFGQQGTTNLLTRALDAVGVHLETIPDPVQIHYHLPDGLNVQVHRDYEKFLQELTAHFPHEREGIRKFYDECWQVFNCLNSFELLSLEEIRYLTRVFFQNPIACLQLVRYLPSNVGDLARKHIRDPKLLKFIDMECYCWSVVPAERTPTINAGMVFSDRHYGGINYPKGGVGQIAQKLVEGLEKAGGSIQYKARVTKILKEGKRAVGVQLADGTIYRARRIISNATRWDTFEGLLPTEEMPPKERRWQQNYQPSPSFLNLHLGVDARVLSEETACHHIVLEDWERMEDPEGTIFVSIPTLLDPDLSPNGYHIVHTFTPSWIDSWQGLNSKEYEQKKEEAAGRVIERLEKIFPGLDAGLDYMEVGTPRSHRRFLGRMDGTYGPIPRKKLPGLLTMPFNRTPVPGLYCVGDSTFPGQGLNAVAFSGFACAHRVAVDLGI, from the coding sequence ATGAGCGCAACAGCACGTACGGATTTTGATGCAATTATCATTGGATCGGGCATTGGTGGTTTGGTAACCGCTACCCAGCTAGCAGCCAAAGGTGCCCGTACTCTGGTTTTAGAACGCTACCTGATTCCTGGTGGTAGTGCTGGCTATTTCGAACGCTGCGGCTATCGCTTCGATGTAGGCGCATCGATGATTTTTGGTTTCGGTCAGCAAGGCACCACCAATCTCTTGACCCGGGCTTTGGATGCAGTAGGCGTGCATTTGGAAACCATTCCCGACCCGGTGCAAATTCACTACCATTTACCCGATGGATTGAATGTGCAAGTTCATCGAGACTATGAGAAATTTTTGCAAGAATTAACCGCTCATTTTCCCCACGAACGGGAAGGTATCAGAAAATTTTATGACGAATGCTGGCAAGTTTTTAATTGTTTAAATTCTTTTGAACTACTTTCGCTAGAAGAAATTCGCTATTTGACGCGGGTCTTTTTCCAAAATCCCATTGCTTGCTTGCAGTTGGTGCGGTATTTGCCCAGCAATGTGGGAGATTTGGCACGCAAACATATTCGCGACCCGAAATTATTAAAATTTATTGATATGGAATGTTACTGCTGGTCCGTAGTACCCGCAGAACGTACGCCTACCATTAATGCTGGTATGGTATTTAGCGATCGCCATTACGGTGGCATCAACTATCCCAAAGGTGGCGTGGGTCAAATTGCCCAAAAACTGGTAGAAGGTCTGGAAAAAGCTGGCGGTAGCATCCAATATAAAGCCCGAGTAACCAAAATTCTCAAAGAAGGAAAACGTGCTGTCGGGGTTCAACTAGCTGACGGTACCATTTATCGTGCCCGACGAATTATTTCCAACGCTACCCGCTGGGATACCTTCGAGGGGCTGCTGCCGACAGAGGAAATGCCCCCCAAAGAACGTCGCTGGCAGCAAAATTACCAACCTTCCCCCAGCTTTCTCAACCTACATTTAGGCGTGGATGCGCGCGTTTTATCTGAGGAAACGGCTTGCCACCACATTGTTTTAGAAGATTGGGAACGCATGGAAGACCCGGAGGGCACCATTTTTGTGTCTATTCCCACTTTACTCGACCCGGATTTATCCCCCAATGGCTACCACATCGTGCATACCTTTACCCCCAGTTGGATAGATAGTTGGCAGGGATTAAATTCAAAAGAATACGAACAGAAAAAAGAAGAAGCCGCCGGTCGAGTTATCGAACGTTTGGAAAAAATCTTCCCCGGATTGGATGCCGGTTTGGATTATATGGAAGTGGGAACGCCGCGCTCTCACCGTCGCTTTTTAGGCAGAATGGATGGTACCTACGGTCCAATTCCCCGCAAAAAATTACCAGGCTTGCTGACAATGCCTTTCAATCGCACTCCTGTTCCCGGATTGTATTGCGTTGGCGACAGTACGTTTCCCGGTCAAGGGTTGAATGCCGTGGCTTTTTCGGGATTTGCCTGTGCCCATCGGGTGGCAGTGGATTTGGGAATTTGA
- a CDS encoding glycine betaine ABC transporter substrate-binding protein, protein MNWKNLYQRIFAWGMAGLLLAFAIAGCQTFSDRASKTVVVASKNFTEQIILGEILSQQIENFTNLNVQRKLNLGGTFICHEGIKSGEIDTYVEYTGTSLQAILEKDTNANAQKVYQTVKDTYQNQFGIEVMSPLGFNNTFAIVIRQEDAQQYNLETISDAAEYTSQWTPGFGYEFVEREDGYSGLVETYDLEFQNDPKLMELGLIYQALVEKRVDLVAGNSTDGLIQKFDLTILEDNKNYFPPYEAVPLVRQDTLEKYPQLRQAINLLAGKISAEKMQQMNYAVDVENRTAKAVAAEFLQSSGLVKP, encoded by the coding sequence TTGAACTGGAAAAACCTATACCAACGGATTTTTGCTTGGGGAATGGCTGGATTGTTGCTTGCTTTTGCGATCGCGGGATGTCAAACTTTTAGCGATCGCGCTAGCAAAACTGTCGTGGTTGCTTCAAAAAACTTTACCGAACAAATTATTTTAGGGGAAATTCTCTCCCAGCAAATTGAAAATTTTACCAACCTCAACGTCCAACGCAAACTCAATCTCGGCGGCACGTTTATTTGCCACGAAGGCATCAAATCCGGCGAAATTGATACTTATGTCGAATACACCGGCACTTCCCTACAGGCAATTTTAGAAAAAGATACCAATGCCAACGCCCAAAAAGTTTACCAAACTGTCAAAGATACCTATCAAAATCAGTTTGGCATCGAAGTTATGTCTCCTTTAGGTTTTAACAATACCTTTGCCATTGTCATTCGTCAAGAAGATGCCCAACAATACAATCTGGAAACCATTTCCGATGCGGCCGAATATACATCCCAGTGGACCCCAGGTTTTGGCTATGAATTTGTGGAACGGGAAGATGGTTATTCCGGATTGGTCGAAACCTACGATTTGGAATTTCAAAACGACCCTAAATTGATGGAGTTGGGATTAATTTATCAAGCTTTAGTCGAAAAGCGGGTCGATTTAGTAGCTGGCAATTCTACAGATGGCTTGATTCAAAAATTCGATCTAACAATTTTAGAAGATAATAAAAATTATTTTCCTCCCTACGAAGCTGTTCCCTTAGTACGGCAAGATACATTGGAAAAATACCCACAACTGCGACAGGCGATAAACTTATTGGCTGGCAAAATTTCTGCTGAAAAAATGCAACAAATGAATTATGCTGTTGATGTAGAAAACCGGACGGCGAAAGCAGTAGCTGCAGAGTTTTTGCAGTCTTCAGGATTGGTCAAGCCGTAG
- the upp gene encoding uracil phosphoribosyltransferase — MADRLLVYVPPHPLVKHWLAVARDVTTPPSLFRTAMKELGHWLTYEAVREWLPTLETTVQTPLTSCAATTIDPEVPIAIVPILRAGLALLEGAQTVLPLASIYHLGIERDEQTLQPNCYLNRFPEQFPPRTQIIVAEPMLATGGTIELTMKELTQRGIDPSLVRIVSIVAAPQALQKLDQSYSSLRVYTACIDEGLNDRGFIVPGLGDAGDRSFGTTAVDSPSDSEAG, encoded by the coding sequence ATGGCTGACCGATTATTGGTTTACGTTCCCCCCCATCCCCTGGTCAAACACTGGCTGGCAGTAGCACGCGATGTCACCACACCGCCGTCGCTGTTTCGCACAGCCATGAAAGAACTGGGGCATTGGCTAACCTACGAAGCTGTGCGCGAGTGGCTACCCACTTTGGAAACCACCGTACAGACACCGCTAACTTCTTGTGCGGCAACCACCATCGATCCAGAAGTACCGATCGCGATCGTACCTATTTTACGGGCAGGGTTGGCATTGCTAGAAGGTGCCCAAACCGTTTTGCCCCTAGCATCCATTTACCATTTAGGAATAGAACGAGACGAACAAACCCTGCAACCCAACTGCTATCTCAATCGCTTTCCAGAACAGTTTCCACCTCGCACTCAAATTATTGTCGCCGAACCCATGTTGGCAACGGGCGGTACAATAGAGCTAACCATGAAAGAGCTAACACAGCGAGGGATTGACCCAAGTTTGGTGCGGATTGTTTCCATCGTGGCAGCACCGCAAGCCTTGCAAAAACTCGACCAATCCTATTCTTCGCTGCGCGTATACACCGCGTGTATTGATGAAGGGTTGAACGATCGCGGATTTATTGTACCTGGTTTGGGCGACGCCGGCGATCGCAGTTTTGGCACCACAGCCGTTGATTCGCCATCTGACAGCGAAGCGGGATAA
- a CDS encoding type IV pilin-like G/H family protein, which produces MKTQFKAKFLQHIQHKRENEGFTLIELLVVIIIIGILAAIALPNFLNQANRARESEARTQLGSINRAQQAFRLENGSFATTLTALDVAVPSQGSVFEFSIDAGNTNDTGAVADAENLEGDGQIPGFAGAVALNTDTQAITTEICENGDSTAPDPTINQGTISCP; this is translated from the coding sequence ATGAAAACCCAATTCAAAGCTAAATTTCTCCAACACATCCAGCATAAGAGAGAAAACGAAGGTTTTACTCTAATCGAACTACTCGTTGTTATCATTATTATCGGTATCTTGGCTGCCATTGCTTTGCCCAACTTCTTAAACCAAGCGAACCGTGCCCGGGAAAGTGAAGCAAGAACTCAGCTAGGTTCCATTAACCGGGCTCAACAAGCTTTTCGTCTGGAAAATGGTTCTTTTGCTACTACCCTGACAGCTTTAGACGTAGCTGTGCCTAGTCAAGGAAGCGTATTTGAGTTTTCAATAGATGCTGGTAACACTAACGACACTGGAGCTGTTGCAGATGCAGAGAATTTAGAGGGTGACGGCCAAATTCCTGGTTTCGCTGGTGCAGTTGCCTTAAACACAGATACCCAAGCAATTACTACAGAAATCTGCGAAAATGGAGACTCAACGGCACCAGACCCAACTATTAACCAAGGCACCATTAGCTGTCCATAG
- a CDS encoding O-linked N-acetylglucosamine transferase, SPINDLY family protein — translation MKIAIYDPSDCSYTVSTPYRESLDLAQASLCYLSVALAQQSHQIVFLNATKEPAIDRGVICLPWKGISRDLLSSVDIVIVFNGIERGEEIAKHLEVSTRLVLFIDSTINSNILTSDELQKPGVLESFDAIFFQNKKEKQSFDEIYPQSQALTYFVQNKNYDWQDLAFTWMQKLQEVCESDFYSQTAYRYFLKEEYEYAMQEYEKAIAKQSDLPENYWYYGLCLLLQEQEEEAQAAWFYPFLELDIENEDVLTKGLVDRLDKAAYQFESIQKDSVAWALRQHIRELNPTNLNNTISLIRLSMGLHLLNEHEYIIYDFAKILKSEQLPEDRFEDAIQILVDFLKSNPKENIIDPLIEAYRQTLSNNEKYRNIFLSQKLKILNNKNLPFIGTIKICNLALSFQPNRFSLWTKLSGACYLEERYREAIYATQRMLETASNDIEKIISYYQLIRGMLNSGEFKYYQLIKTHEEEYLGLLNYFLDNCNFEANKQDIDDINSYFQVITAACYFPYLYDNPSKMHKWRGKVGCFWHKQLQKYIEKHKIKNIGLSKTTTKISKSQSRIKIGYISSSLRRHSVGYLSGWFFQEYNREKFDFYVYSLNHTQDPLALFFEQNSYFRDLTNESKLTNIANAIQEDDIDILIDLDSLTDQKVSRVMLMKPAPIQATWLGFDASGIPTIDYFIADPYVLPENAHEYYNETIWRLPQTYIAVGGFDVGSPSLRREDLEISKDAVIFFSSQTGSKRNSDNIRLQMRILREVPNSYFITKTMLGDQESIQAFFTEIAAEEGVDSNRLRFLPRVNLEAVHRANIAIADVVLDTYPYNGATTTMETLWMEVPMVTRVGEQFAARNSYAMMVNAGIEEGIAWTDEEYVEWGIRLGKEPQLRKEISWKLKQSKKSAPLWNAKQFTRDMEAAYQQMWQKYIDESSE, via the coding sequence ATGAAGATTGCTATTTATGACCCCAGCGATTGTTCTTATACTGTTAGTACCCCATATCGAGAATCTCTCGATTTAGCTCAAGCTTCATTGTGCTATTTAAGTGTAGCTTTAGCACAACAAAGTCACCAAATTGTGTTTTTAAATGCTACCAAAGAGCCAGCTATAGACAGAGGTGTAATATGCCTTCCCTGGAAAGGTATTAGCAGAGATTTGCTATCATCTGTAGATATAGTAATTGTATTTAATGGTATTGAAAGGGGAGAAGAAATTGCCAAACATTTAGAAGTGTCTACTCGTTTGGTACTATTTATTGACAGCACTATAAATAGCAATATATTGACAAGTGATGAATTGCAAAAACCCGGCGTACTAGAAAGCTTTGATGCTATTTTTTTCCAAAATAAAAAAGAAAAGCAATCTTTTGATGAAATATATCCTCAGTCTCAAGCATTAACTTATTTTGTTCAAAATAAGAATTACGATTGGCAAGATCTTGCTTTTACTTGGATGCAAAAATTACAAGAAGTTTGCGAATCTGATTTTTACAGTCAAACAGCATACCGTTATTTCTTAAAGGAAGAATATGAGTATGCTATGCAAGAATATGAAAAAGCAATTGCCAAGCAATCGGATCTTCCAGAAAACTATTGGTATTATGGTTTGTGTTTGCTTTTGCAAGAGCAAGAAGAAGAAGCACAAGCTGCTTGGTTTTATCCTTTTCTAGAGTTAGATATAGAGAATGAAGATGTATTAACTAAAGGTTTAGTGGATCGACTTGATAAAGCAGCTTATCAGTTTGAATCTATACAAAAAGATTCGGTAGCTTGGGCTCTTCGACAACATATCCGGGAACTCAATCCTACGAATCTAAACAATACAATATCCCTAATTCGTTTATCGATGGGGTTACATTTACTAAACGAACATGAATATATAATTTATGATTTTGCTAAAATTTTGAAATCAGAACAGTTACCAGAGGATCGATTTGAGGATGCTATTCAAATTTTAGTTGATTTTTTGAAAAGTAATCCTAAAGAAAATATTATCGATCCTTTAATAGAAGCATACCGACAAACTTTGTCTAATAATGAAAAATATAGAAATATATTTTTATCTCAAAAACTTAAAATTTTAAACAATAAAAATCTCCCTTTTATTGGTACTATTAAAATTTGTAATTTGGCTCTATCTTTTCAACCAAATCGTTTCTCTTTATGGACAAAATTGAGCGGAGCTTGTTATTTAGAAGAAAGATACCGAGAAGCTATATATGCTACCCAAAGGATGCTTGAAACTGCTAGTAATGACATAGAAAAAATAATTAGTTATTATCAGCTCATAAGAGGCATGTTAAATAGCGGCGAGTTCAAATATTATCAACTTATAAAAACACATGAAGAAGAATATTTAGGACTACTCAATTATTTCCTTGACAACTGTAATTTTGAGGCTAATAAACAAGACATAGATGACATAAATAGTTATTTTCAAGTTATAACTGCTGCTTGCTATTTCCCCTATTTGTATGACAATCCCAGCAAAATGCATAAATGGCGAGGGAAAGTTGGCTGTTTTTGGCACAAGCAATTGCAAAAATATATAGAAAAGCATAAAATTAAAAACATAGGTTTATCTAAAACAACAACAAAAATATCAAAAAGTCAATCTAGAATTAAAATAGGTTATATTTCTAGTAGTTTACGTAGGCACTCAGTAGGTTATTTGTCTGGATGGTTTTTCCAAGAATATAATAGAGAAAAATTCGATTTTTATGTATATTCTTTAAATCATACCCAAGATCCATTAGCGTTATTTTTTGAGCAAAATAGCTATTTTCGTGATTTAACTAACGAAAGCAAACTAACTAATATCGCCAACGCTATTCAAGAAGATGATATCGATATTTTAATAGATTTAGATAGTTTGACAGACCAGAAAGTTTCAAGAGTTATGCTCATGAAACCAGCACCAATTCAAGCAACTTGGTTGGGATTTGATGCTTCGGGAATTCCAACTATTGATTATTTTATTGCCGATCCATATGTTCTTCCAGAAAATGCTCATGAATATTACAACGAAACGATATGGCGACTTCCCCAAACTTACATTGCTGTAGGTGGGTTTGATGTTGGTTCACCTAGTCTTCGCCGAGAAGATTTGGAAATTTCTAAAGATGCAGTTATCTTTTTTAGTTCTCAAACTGGTTCAAAACGTAACTCAGATAATATACGTCTACAAATGCGGATTTTACGAGAGGTTCCCAATAGTTATTTTATTACGAAAACAATGTTAGGGGACCAAGAATCTATACAAGCTTTCTTTACTGAAATTGCAGCTGAGGAAGGTGTAGACAGCAATCGCTTACGATTTTTACCTAGAGTTAATTTAGAAGCCGTTCATCGTGCCAATATCGCGATCGCGGATGTGGTTTTGGATACCTATCCCTACAATGGCGCTACAACTACAATGGAGACGCTTTGGATGGAAGTTCCCATGGTCACCAGAGTGGGAGAACAATTTGCCGCTCGCAATAGCTATGCCATGATGGTGAATGCAGGCATTGAAGAAGGGATTGCCTGGACAGATGAAGAATATGTGGAATGGGGAATTCGTCTGGGGAAAGAACCGCAGTTGCGCAAAGAAATTTCCTGGAAGCTGAAACAGTCGAAAAAATCGGCACCTTTGTGGAATGCCAAACAATTTACCCGTGATATGGAAGCAGCTTACCAGCAAATGTGGCAAAAGTATATTGATGAATCGAGTGAATAG
- a CDS encoding YggT family protein — protein MNSIVALLLTTISQFLSIYLVLIIIRILLSWFPNVNWMNPPFSILSQLTDPYLNLFRSIIPSLGGIDFSPILAIILLQVVQSFLPSPAAFGF, from the coding sequence ATGAATAGTATCGTCGCCCTTTTGTTAACCACCATTAGCCAGTTTCTGTCCATTTATCTGGTACTGATTATTATACGCATCCTGTTGAGTTGGTTCCCCAACGTTAACTGGATGAACCCTCCCTTTTCCATCCTCAGCCAGCTAACCGACCCCTACCTCAACCTGTTCCGCAGCATCATCCCTTCCCTTGGTGGGATTGACTTTTCCCCCATCCTGGCAATCATCTTGCTGCAAGTCGTGCAATCCTTCCTACCGTCTCCCGCTGCCTTTGGGTTTTAA